ACTTATGAGCACATTCAAGCATATCTTGATCAGATGAAAAAGTCGTGTCAAATAAATCGGCAAGTTCGTGGTGATTTGGCTTGATTACTAATGGCTTGTAGTTAAGCGTATCAAGTAGAGCCTGACCAGTTGTGTCAATTACAAATTCTGCACCCGCATTTTTAATTTCAGGTAATAATTCTTGGTAAAAATCAACTGAGAGACTAGGTGCCAAAGAACCACTTAAGACAACAATGTCGCCTTTTTGTAAATCACTTAAGCGTGACTTAAAAGCCGTAATTTCTTGATCAGTAATGTTAGGTCCAGCAGCATTAATTTCTGTTTCAGCTTGGGCATGTACCTTAACGTTAACCCGCGTATCATCAGAAATAGTGACAAAGTCATTGACAATGCGGCGCTGATTTAATTGCCGTACCAATTCTTTGCCAGTAAAGCCACCAACAAAGCCCCAAGCAGTATTATCAATTTTTAACTGGTTAAGAATTTGCGAGACGTTAATTCCCTTACCTCCAGCTAAAAATGAACAATTATTGCTACGGTTGACACTGCCGCTTTCCACCTTTTCTAATTGGATGACATAATCCAAAGCAGGGTTAACAGTAACCGTATATATCATCTATTTGGCCTCCTTCAAATCTACTTTAGCAGGTAAAGTATTTTTATGTTGCGTGTTTAACACGGTCGTAATCACGGTAATATTTTTAGCATTGCCAAAAATGGCAAAATTGCGTTCACCAATTTTAGAAGCATCAGTTAGAACATAAGTATGATCTGACCGAGCAATTTCCATTTTCTTGATTGCCGCTTCTTCGGGATCCGGTGTGGTTAGATTGCCTAGACGATCAATCCCATTGGTGCCGATAAAACAAGCCGCAAAATTCATGTTCTGCAGCTGCTGAAGTGCGGATTCGCCCACAACCGCGTGAGTATCCTCCTTGATCTTGCCGCCTAAAAGCATGGTACTAATGCCGTGCCCAACAGCACTAAGCGCTGTTTCAATCCCATTAGTGACAATTGTGACTCCCGGAACTTCTGCGAGAAACGGCACCATTTCATAGCTGGTTGTTCCCGCATCGATAAATAGGTAATCATTTTCGTGCACATAATGCTTGACCGCGTACCGGGCAATGCGAACTTTATCATCGTGATTCATTGTGAAGCGAATATGCTGCGAAACATCGTGAGCAAAATTTTTCACTGATTGTGCCCCGCCATGAACGCGTTTGACTAAACCCTTTTTTTCGAGCTGAATCAAATCTCGACGAATCGTTGATTCTGAGGTCGCTGTCAATTCCGAAAGATCGCAGACCCGACATAATTCATGCTGGTTAATGTAGTTCTCGATTAATTTTCGGCGCTTTTGCGTTAGCATACTTTCCCTTCACCTCCTTGGGTAATTTTATGCGCGTTTCTCGCTAAAAGCAATCATTTTTGCTCAAAAAAATTCATTTTCATGCAAAAGTGAGCAATTATGAGTAATTTAGTCGCTTGCAATGAAAAAATGCTGTAGCGGTTTCAACCACTCAGCATTTTTAGCTTAACTATCAGATTTTTTATAACTTACTTATGTTCTTCCTTAACCGACGGTAAAAAGAATGAACAGCAAAAGCCAATAATTGCAAAAACTAGCATTAAGATAAAGCCTAAATGATAGCCGTTTGCCAGTTGCGCTGCCTTAGTTCCAGTCATATTCTTTGCTCCCAAAGTTACAACTAGCATTGCTAAAGCCGTACCAAGCGATCCCCCAATTTGTCTAATTGTCGAGGAAGCTGCATTGGCATGAGCCGTTAAATCAGCTTGCACTTCATTAATTCCAGCAGTAAAAGTAGTCATCATGGTAAACGAAATACCGACCATGCGCATTGCATAACACAAACTAATTAAAAACAGGCTCGTTTGAGCATTAAAGATTAGCATTGGTAACGTACCGCATAATAGCATGACAAAGCCGAATAAAGATAACCGTTTAATTCCGTATTTATCATATAAAGTACCAGAAATCGGATTACAAATTATCATAATTAGTGCCCCGGGCATCATTACTAGTCCCGAAGTTAGCGCGGTTTCCGCACGCGTTGTTTGAAGATAAAGCGGTAAAACCAACTCAATTCCAACCATTGCGATATTACTGATGGTGCTAAGCAAGGTACATAAGTTAAAACGCCGATTTTTAAAAACGCGAATATCAAGCAGTGGCTCTGCCATATGTAATTGCCGGTGACAAAATAGGCAAATAATGATTATCCCAATGACAAAAACCAAGATTAACGGCAGCGTAATTTTACCAGTATTACCAATTTCTGATAAAGCATATAGAAGCAGACCAAAACCCAGAATTGATTCTAAAAACGAAATACCATCAGTTGAATCTAAATGCGCTGTTATAATGTTTTGTATCGTAAAAAGTCCAAAAACCATCACGGTTGCACTAGTAACGCTCAATATAACAAACAACATTTGCCATTCGGCATATTTTAAAATTAAACCCGAAATTGTCGGTCCCACCGCCGGGCCAAAGCCAACGACAAAGCCGGTGATACCCATCGCTAATCCACGCTTTTCCGGTGGAAACATCAGCAAAATTACGTTTTGAATAAACGGCATTAAGCCTCCGGCAGCTACGGCTTCAATAATTCGTCCGGTCAATAATACATAAAAGTTTGGGGCGAATATACAAATAACCGAACCGATACAAAAGATTCCCATCATGGTTAAGAAATTTTGCTTTAAACTAAAAGACGCAAAAATCCACGCCGAGATTGGAATCATTAATCCGACCACAAGTAAATATGCAGTAGTGAGCCATTGCGCTGTTGCTTGACTTACCCCAAATGAATTCATGATTGATGGCAGGGCATTATTTAAAAAAGTTTCTGCTAATAAAGCAACAAACGCTCCAAAAAGCAGTACTATCATCATTACTGCTCGTTTATGACCAGAAATGCTTTTTACCTCTTTTTCCATTATTTTCTCCTTTTAGATAGCATGCTACACTTTTTATAAAAATAACAATTAAAAATTACCAATAATTACATTTAAAATATGTCCCAATTGTTTAACGTCTGCATCAGATAAACCAGCAACAATCCGCTTATTGACCTTATCCATAATTTCATGAATTGCAGTAATGTTGTCATCAAGCAAAGCAAAACCTTTAGCACTTAATGTCAAAACAATTTGCCGTTGATCATTTTTTAAGTGGGAAGTAGCAATCAAATTATTGTCTTCAAGACGCTTAACGATTCCACGAATCGTTGGGTGGCTTAAGACAAAAGTATCCGCTATTTCTTTTTGGGTAATCGTCCTACCCTTTGAATCATATAAAAATACTAATAATGAGATTTGCGCACCAGTTAAAGAATATTTTTTAAACATTTCTGCAAACCGATTGTTCAATTCTTTCTCAATTACGGTATTGGCTATTTTAATTTTGGGACCTAGCTGGTTTAAAAAGTGATCAGACATTGTGCCTTTCCTTTCTTAGTTGTTAATTATGTAGTATACTACATAATTTTCTAATTTGGTAACTTTTTCTTCGATTCTTAGTTCTAAAGATGAATAGAACACGACCCCTTTTTCAAGTATGGTAAAATAGAAACACTGTGTTTTAGATTTCAAAGAGAGGCAATATCACAAATAATGGACGAAAACGAACCACAACATCATATCTCGTCTCATCATCATATGAAAATTCACTGGAAAGAATTTTTCAAGAGTCCAGACGATACCCTAATTGGGGACACTACGCTAGTAGAAAAAGGGTCACTTGTTGGCAGAGTAGGAATAATGCTTTTAGAATGCGGAACTGGGGCCTGGCGCGTACGTGATTCAATGAATACCATAGCGCGGGCACTAGACATTACTTGTTCTGCTGATATTGGTTTATTAACCATCAGTTATACTTGCTTCGATGTCGATAACAAGTCTTATTCACAAACTTTATCACTGCCAACTACCGGCGTTAACATGAATAAGCTGAATAAAATGGAAGATTTTGTTCGCCGCTTTGAAACAGAAAATGAATACTGGACAATTGGTGCGGTTCATCATGAACTTAATCAAATTGAAACGCATACCAAAAGTTACTCATTAACAATTGCTGCCCTAAGCGCGGGACTTGCCTGTGCCAGCTTTATTTTCTTATTAGGTGGCGGTTTACCAGAAATGATTTGTACCTTTTTTGGCGCTGCCATCGGGAATTACTTCCGCGGCGTAATGGGTAAGCACAAGGTTACTTTAGTGGCCAAAATTGCTGTTGGTGTAGCTATTTCTTGTGCTATTTACTTCTTTTGCTTCCGACTGGGAGAAAAGTTCTTAGGCTGGAATTATCATCATGCATACGGCTATATCGGGTCAATGCTTTACGTTATTCCCGGTTTTCCATTTATTACCTCTGGGCTCGACATGTCAAAACTGGATATGCGGTCAGGACTAGAACGTCTTTCTTATGCTGTCTTAACCATTTTGATTGCAACAATGGTTGGCTGGGGCGTGGCAACTACACTGAGTTTAAAACCTGGCTCAATTCCTGAACTCACACTAAATCCAGTAACGTTAACAGTCTTACGGTTAATTGCTAGCTTTTGCGGTGTTTACGGCTTTTCAATTATGTTTAATGCTAAGCCATCAATGGCAACAGTGGCAGCACTTATCGGAGCTTTTGCCAACACCTTACGATTGGGCTTAGCCGAATTTAACCATGTTCCTGCCCCTCTTGCG
This genomic window from Lactobacillus panisapium contains:
- a CDS encoding DeoR/GlpR family DNA-binding transcription regulator, giving the protein MLTQKRRKLIENYINQHELCRVCDLSELTATSESTIRRDLIQLEKKGLVKRVHGGAQSVKNFAHDVSQHIRFTMNHDDKVRIARYAVKHYVHENDYLFIDAGTTSYEMVPFLAEVPGVTIVTNGIETALSAVGHGISTMLLGGKIKEDTHAVVGESALQQLQNMNFAACFIGTNGIDRLGNLTTPDPEEAAIKKMEIARSDHTYVLTDASKIGERNFAIFGNAKNITVITTVLNTQHKNTLPAKVDLKEAK
- a CDS encoding MarR family winged helix-turn-helix transcriptional regulator — translated: MSDHFLNQLGPKIKIANTVIEKELNNRFAEMFKKYSLTGAQISLLVFLYDSKGRTITQKEIADTFVLSHPTIRGIVKRLEDNNLIATSHLKNDQRQIVLTLSAKGFALLDDNITAIHEIMDKVNKRIVAGLSDADVKQLGHILNVIIGNF
- the pfkB gene encoding 1-phosphofructokinase, with the translated sequence MIYTVTVNPALDYVIQLEKVESGSVNRSNNCSFLAGGKGINVSQILNQLKIDNTAWGFVGGFTGKELVRQLNQRRIVNDFVTISDDTRVNVKVHAQAETEINAAGPNITDQEITAFKSRLSDLQKGDIVVLSGSLAPSLSVDFYQELLPEIKNAGAEFVIDTTGQALLDTLNYKPLVIKPNHHELADLFDTTFSSDQDMLECAHKLLDMGAQNVMVSMAGKGGYLITQDHFYHAKGAVGTAVNSVGAGDSMIAGFVGTYVKTKDPVESFRIGMACGAATAFTKDIAVMSQIEAVLPQINVEEIS
- a CDS encoding MDR family MFS transporter; amino-acid sequence: MEKEVKSISGHKRAVMMIVLLFGAFVALLAETFLNNALPSIMNSFGVSQATAQWLTTAYLLVVGLMIPISAWIFASFSLKQNFLTMMGIFCIGSVICIFAPNFYVLLTGRIIEAVAAGGLMPFIQNVILLMFPPEKRGLAMGITGFVVGFGPAVGPTISGLILKYAEWQMLFVILSVTSATVMVFGLFTIQNIITAHLDSTDGISFLESILGFGLLLYALSEIGNTGKITLPLILVFVIGIIIICLFCHRQLHMAEPLLDIRVFKNRRFNLCTLLSTISNIAMVGIELVLPLYLQTTRAETALTSGLVMMPGALIMIICNPISGTLYDKYGIKRLSLFGFVMLLCGTLPMLIFNAQTSLFLISLCYAMRMVGISFTMMTTFTAGINEVQADLTAHANAASSTIRQIGGSLGTALAMLVVTLGAKNMTGTKAAQLANGYHLGFILMLVFAIIGFCCSFFLPSVKEEHK
- a CDS encoding threonine/serine ThrE exporter family protein, with the translated sequence MDENEPQHHISSHHHMKIHWKEFFKSPDDTLIGDTTLVEKGSLVGRVGIMLLECGTGAWRVRDSMNTIARALDITCSADIGLLTISYTCFDVDNKSYSQTLSLPTTGVNMNKLNKMEDFVRRFETENEYWTIGAVHHELNQIETHTKSYSLTIAALSAGLACASFIFLLGGGLPEMICTFFGAAIGNYFRGVMGKHKVTLVAKIAVGVAISCAIYFFCFRLGEKFLGWNYHHAYGYIGSMLYVIPGFPFITSGLDMSKLDMRSGLERLSYAVLTILIATMVGWGVATTLSLKPGSIPELTLNPVTLTVLRLIASFCGVYGFSIMFNAKPSMATVAALIGAFANTLRLGLAEFNHVPAPLAAFIGSLLAGLVASFVRDKVGFPRIAITVPAIVIMVPGLYMYRAVFNFGVTNINIGAYWIMNALMIITALPIGLLTARILTDPKWRHAD